Proteins encoded by one window of Marixanthomonas sp. SCSIO 43207:
- a CDS encoding acyloxyacyl hydrolase — MKQTYFILFYLITFSLLAQQADTLTRKSHFIISPEVLVGITAEANSYFPDHGLQTQGIVSFGWEHDTNAQEWAQRLKGPRTGISFGYTNFGNSENLGSAFSILPFIEFNIFKSKKITLQAATGASYFTRKYDSISNPNNEAVTTDITWSFRLFGYYRLISTPHIDWRTSIGYAHHSNGHTRLPNQGFNSFLIGVSADIKTPQKPFLYTNSVTQNYPSSRYDYFALRSGYGLQVLAKPFNDKKPVYVFSGEYGRVFNNTYKLGVGMYYRFYQHYYDYIQENESLVQEGREFNSFRDNPTWSASNLGVFATGEVLLNHFGINLQLGLNLHKPAYKIDWRINQGWSYVPAEIPENSSIVLGEFDTKFKLKKLISSRLGLKYYFIGTRKAPKNNFFIGAHINSNLGQADFTEISFGYVHSFKKKKPLLTE; from the coding sequence ATGAAGCAAACCTACTTTATACTTTTTTATTTAATCACCTTCAGTTTGTTAGCCCAACAAGCAGATACTCTTACAAGAAAGTCTCACTTTATTATTTCTCCAGAAGTATTAGTGGGAATAACAGCCGAAGCAAATAGCTATTTCCCTGACCATGGATTACAAACTCAAGGTATCGTTTCTTTTGGGTGGGAACACGATACCAATGCTCAAGAGTGGGCACAGCGATTAAAAGGTCCAAGGACGGGAATTTCCTTTGGATATACCAATTTTGGAAATTCAGAAAATCTAGGAAGTGCTTTTTCAATTTTACCTTTTATTGAATTCAATATATTTAAAAGTAAAAAAATAACCTTACAAGCGGCTACGGGTGCTTCTTACTTTACAAGAAAATACGATTCTATTTCAAACCCAAACAACGAAGCTGTTACAACAGATATTACTTGGTCCTTTAGATTGTTTGGTTACTATAGATTGATTTCTACACCACATATTGATTGGCGAACCAGCATAGGATACGCCCATCACTCAAACGGTCATACTCGTTTGCCTAATCAAGGATTTAATTCATTTTTAATAGGAGTTTCAGCAGATATAAAAACTCCCCAAAAACCTTTTTTATACACAAATTCGGTAACACAAAACTACCCTTCTAGCAGATACGATTATTTTGCTCTACGTTCTGGATACGGTTTACAAGTTTTAGCAAAACCATTTAATGATAAAAAACCGGTGTATGTTTTTTCTGGTGAATATGGACGCGTTTTTAACAATACCTATAAGCTAGGCGTAGGGATGTATTACCGTTTTTACCAACATTATTACGATTATATTCAAGAGAATGAATCGTTGGTTCAAGAAGGGCGTGAATTTAACTCATTTAGAGACAACCCAACTTGGAGTGCAAGTAATTTGGGCGTTTTTGCTACTGGTGAAGTGTTGTTAAATCACTTTGGAATAAACTTACAACTAGGATTAAATCTTCATAAACCGGCTTATAAAATTGATTGGCGCATCAACCAAGGGTGGTCTTATGTTCCTGCTGAAATACCTGAAAACAGTTCTATTGTCCTAGGTGAATTTGATACAAAATTTAAACTAAAAAAATTAATTTCTTCTCGTTTAGGGCTTAAATATTATTTTATTGGTACTCGTAAAGCTCCTAAAAACAATTTTTTTATTGGCGCTCATATTAATTCAAATTTAGGGCAAGCAGATTTTACTGAAATAAGTTTTGGGTATGTGCATTCTTTCAAAAAGAAAAAACCGCTTCTAACTGAATAG
- a CDS encoding PhoH family protein: MNELIIELTEISPREFFGLQNANIDLLKKFFPKLKIVARGSKIKAYGDEEVLEEFDKRITMLLEHFGKYNKIDENIIERVLQSESKEDYETPVSAGEVLVHGVSGKLIKAQTANQRKLVELMSKNDMVFAVGPAGTGKTYTGVALAVKALKEKQVKRIILTRPAVEAGENLGFLPGDLKEKLDPYMQPLYDALRDMIPHEKLESYIEKGVIQIAPMAFMRGRTLDNAFVILDEAQNTTHAQMKMFLTRMGRNAKFMITGDPGQIDLPRRVISGLKEALLVLKDVKGVGVIYLDDKDVIRHKLVKKVIAAYKSIENVD; this comes from the coding sequence TTGAACGAACTCATTATTGAATTAACCGAAATTAGCCCACGTGAATTCTTTGGGCTACAAAATGCAAATATTGATTTACTGAAAAAATTCTTTCCGAAATTAAAAATTGTCGCTCGCGGAAGTAAAATAAAAGCCTACGGCGATGAAGAAGTACTTGAAGAATTTGATAAACGCATTACAATGTTGTTAGAACACTTTGGTAAATACAACAAGATTGATGAAAATATCATTGAGCGAGTTTTACAAAGTGAAAGTAAGGAAGATTATGAAACACCAGTAAGTGCCGGAGAGGTTCTAGTTCATGGAGTAAGTGGTAAGCTCATTAAAGCACAAACAGCCAACCAGCGTAAACTGGTAGAATTAATGAGTAAAAATGATATGGTTTTTGCCGTTGGGCCCGCCGGAACAGGAAAAACATATACAGGTGTTGCGCTTGCAGTAAAAGCTCTTAAAGAAAAGCAAGTAAAGCGTATTATTTTAACGCGCCCGGCTGTTGAAGCTGGTGAAAACTTAGGTTTTCTTCCAGGTGATTTAAAAGAAAAACTAGATCCGTATATGCAACCTTTGTATGATGCGCTTCGTGATATGATTCCACATGAAAAGCTTGAATCATATATAGAAAAAGGAGTTATTCAAATTGCACCTATGGCATTTATGCGAGGTAGAACCCTCGATAATGCATTTGTAATTCTAGATGAAGCTCAAAACACAACTCACGCTCAGATGAAAATGTTTCTAACTCGTATGGGTAGAAATGCAAAATTTATGATAACCGGTGATCCTGGACAGATAGATTTGCCTAGACGTGTTATTTCTGGCTTAAAAGAAGCACTTCTTGTTTTAAAAGATGTAAAAGGAGTAGGTGTTATTTACTTAGATGATAAAGATGTAATTCGTCATAAATTGGTTAAAAAAGTAATAGCAGCATACAAATCAATAGAAAACGTAGACTAA
- a CDS encoding phosphoribosylaminoimidazolesuccinocarboxamide synthase: MNTLTSTNFNFPGQQKVYHGKVREVYTLANDTLVMIATDRLSAFDVVMPKGIPYKGQILNQIATKMMRDTEDIVPNWLTATPDPNVAIGAACEPYKVEMVIRGYLSGHAAREYKAGKRMLCGVSMPEGMKENDKFPQAIITPATKAEAGDHDEDISREEILQRNIVSEEEYKQLEDYTRKLFKRGTEIAAKRGLILVDTKYEFGKTKDGKIVLIDEIHTPDSSRYFYADGYQERQDANQPQKQLSKEFVRQWLIENGFQGLEGQQVPEMTDDYITSVSERYIELYENITGETFEKADVSNINNRIEENVNRYLKN; this comes from the coding sequence ATGAATACCCTTACTTCAACAAATTTTAATTTTCCAGGACAGCAAAAGGTCTATCACGGTAAAGTTAGAGAAGTATATACACTAGCAAATGATACCTTGGTAATGATTGCAACAGATAGGTTGAGTGCTTTTGATGTGGTAATGCCTAAGGGAATACCTTATAAAGGACAAATTCTGAATCAAATTGCTACCAAAATGATGCGCGATACAGAAGATATTGTACCTAATTGGTTAACTGCAACGCCAGATCCAAATGTTGCTATTGGTGCAGCTTGTGAGCCATACAAAGTTGAAATGGTAATTCGTGGATATTTAAGCGGTCACGCCGCAAGAGAATATAAAGCAGGAAAACGTATGCTTTGCGGAGTTTCAATGCCTGAAGGTATGAAAGAAAATGACAAATTTCCACAAGCCATTATAACACCGGCTACCAAAGCCGAAGCAGGTGATCACGATGAAGATATTTCTAGAGAAGAAATTTTACAACGCAACATTGTTTCAGAAGAAGAATATAAACAACTTGAAGATTATACGCGTAAACTTTTTAAGCGCGGAACCGAAATTGCAGCCAAACGTGGATTGATTTTGGTTGATACCAAGTATGAGTTCGGAAAAACGAAAGATGGTAAAATAGTTTTAATAGATGAAATCCATACCCCAGACTCATCCCGATATTTTTATGCAGACGGGTATCAAGAGCGTCAAGATGCAAACCAACCACAAAAACAACTTTCAAAAGAGTTTGTGCGTCAATGGTTAATAGAAAATGGTTTTCAAGGATTGGAAGGACAACAAGTACCAGAAATGACAGATGACTATATTACTTCTGTTTCTGAAAGGTATATCGAGTTGTATGAAAACATCACAGGAGAAACATTTGAGAAAGCTGATGTTTCAAACATTAATAACCGAATAGAAGAAAACGTTAATAGGTATTTAAAAAATTAA
- a CDS encoding right-handed parallel beta-helix repeat-containing protein: MTKTITRNYLLLVSMLFVTALSFGQVVTNNNDAGPGSLRQAVIDANATAGPDVITFDANYTITLTSGQIVVNDDLTITGNGIGNTIIDGSSNGTARLIGASSISNLTIEGITFQNANASVDGGAVGIQNVTNAAIVDCSFINNSTNGVNGAGALGSQDSNLTVSGSFFDGNNATNAMSSSGGAIGQASSGTLTVINSEFTNNTTNRAGGAIEVNSPDLITITDSNFDGNSAVGPPGNGGSLHITGSADATITGSTFTNNVAALEGGALWNGLGTMTVSNCTIDNNEAQGAAADDGGGGIFNNGGTLLVNTQTTITNNIASGASGSGGGIFSTAGTVEITDPGTTVNLNRANRAGGGIEIVDGSLTLTDVSLNQNNAGVAPAVAAPGNGGGIHVSNVATVIINGGNIQANVAANQGGGLWNQAGSTMTVTNSPTPNFNDNIASGDGGGAIYNNGGTLEVQPGNVLSNNIADGPSGSGGAILNATPGTLTVDDVTFTGNTANRAGGAIEIASAGGETYVFSGITLDGNFIATAAPGNGGGFHISGPGDITIMNSSVINNTAVEGGGLWNGSGTMTVTDTEVSNNEATGDLAEQGGGGVYNEMGTLIVNGTSTIDGNSATGTAGSGGGILTNMGSLNVDGLTISGNTAVRAGGGIEVRSNAGDLFEFNNVTFTNNTATGVTAPGNGGAFHISGAGDSTFTNCLVQNNTAVEGGGLWNGPGTMTITGFDTQMDNNEATGNDPDQGGGALFNDGGTMNIDSFADIFSNIATGTSGSGGAILSTGGTLNTNTIFLNSNGANRAGGAIEIIDGTANLIDISIIQNYVTGNLTGGTANPGNGGGLHVTGNSATVTISGIVFLNEAASEGGGLWNNGGTMNIEGGTFYGDTFIDQNIASGTAADNGGGGIFNNGGTLNVASGTVITRNIADGAAGSGGGLFSTNGDVVLDGVTITENRANRAGGGIELIDGSLMLTNSTLDNNNAGISPAVAAPGNGGGLHISGAADANILGGTVDNNVAAAEGGGLWNGSGTMTIDATPITNNVASGNDATNGGGGVFNNGGTLDVLAGTEITNNIADGTSGSGGGIFSTAGDVTLTDVIITDNQANRAGGGIELIDGSVMLTNVTLDTNNAGVAPATAAPGNGGGLHISGAANATLIGGSVDSNVAALEGGGLWNGTGTMTVDGTPITNNIASGAAADDGGGGIFNNGGTLDVLPGTNINNNLANGASGSGGGIFSTGGSVTITDAIISQNSANRAGGGIEVIEGSVTLNNTALSINDVNGTAGSPNPGNGGGLHVSGAATTSITGGMVSANEAASEGGGLWNQVGATMTVTDAMININTAEGDDADNGGGGIFNNGGNLNIVNTTVQSNTVTGVSGSGGGILTTDGTVNIIDASIDNNAANRAGGGIEIIDGTLSMANTSLNSNNVNGSSGMANPGNGGGLHVSGIADVSMFGGTVSLNDAAAEGGGLWNQVGSTMEVDNTIIESNTASGNDPDQGGGGIFNNGGTLIVQNSSEIINNFADGTAGSGGGIQNVDGGSVTVNNTIISNNSANRAGGGIEDNSSVTAGSITLFNVTLDNNEVGNAPGNGGGLHITGPGTAMITNGTVNGNVASAEGGGLWNGSGEMTIDGTTIDGNTASGADADQGGGGIFNEGGTLSVLNATVSNNVADGASGSGGGILNNQGMLTVTDSELSGNTSMRAGGAIEDNSVAGNVLTLENVDLMDNSTASAPGNGGGLHITGPGDSNITGGMASGNTASAEGGAYWNGSGVMTIDGTTIDGNTASGADADQGGGGIFNEGGTLSVLNATVSNNVADGASGSGGGILNNQGTLTVTDSELSGNTSMRAGGAIEDNSVAGNVLTLENVDLMNNSTASAPGNGGGLHITGPGDSNITGGMASGNTASAEGGAYWNGSGVMTIDGTTIDGNTASGADADQGGGGIFNEGGTLSVLNATVSNNVADGASGSGGGILNNQGMLTVTDSELSGNTSMRAGGGIEDNSIAGNMLTLENVNFMNNSTASAPGNGGGLHITGPGDSNITGGMASGNTASAEGGAYWNGSGVMTIDGTTIDGNTAEGAAADNGGGGVFNNGGTLTIINGTSIINNMATGAAGSGGGVFSTAGDVTITDATLDSNAANRAGGAIELIDGTLTFTSSEMTNNDVNGTAGTAAPGNGGGLHVSGNSGLITISESIVTGNEAAQEGGGLWNQSGTMMVVETTTIDSNSTFGTAMDDGGAGIFNNGGMLEVRMSTVSNNIASGATSSGGGIHNTTGGDVSVMVSTISGNSANGSGGGVYNNGNSFDINATTIAMNEALANGGGINGASEVFLKNTLVALNTAANGQDVSGVLTSNDYNLIGTDDENAFAEQTNDIEEVDPMVGPLQDNGGITNTHQLLEGSLAYNGGDPADLFNDQIDQAVFDDIRDIGAYEAQDILLSIENVGDTANGIVIYPNPSSGRATVEIPQAFGSNVQITIIELGSGKIVNNLTTSFGATDLNLRGMANGVYIINVTSEGVTSTHRLILAN; this comes from the coding sequence ATGACAAAAACAATTACTCGAAACTATTTATTACTAGTTTCTATGTTATTTGTAACGGCATTGTCTTTTGGGCAAGTAGTTACAAATAATAATGATGCCGGTCCTGGATCTTTAAGACAGGCGGTTATTGACGCTAATGCAACAGCTGGTCCAGATGTGATCACGTTTGATGCAAACTACACAATTACACTTACCTCAGGTCAGATAGTTGTTAATGATGATCTTACTATAACGGGTAACGGTATAGGTAATACTATTATCGACGGAAGTAGTAATGGTACAGCTAGACTTATAGGTGCTAGTAGTATTTCAAATTTAACTATTGAAGGAATAACATTTCAAAATGCAAACGCATCTGTTGATGGCGGAGCAGTTGGAATTCAAAACGTAACCAATGCAGCCATTGTAGATTGTTCGTTTATAAACAATTCAACAAATGGAGTTAATGGTGCTGGAGCGCTAGGATCTCAAGATTCAAATTTAACTGTTTCAGGAAGTTTTTTTGACGGAAACAATGCAACAAATGCTATGTCTAGTAGCGGTGGAGCTATTGGGCAAGCCTCTAGCGGGACATTGACGGTTATAAATTCTGAATTTACAAACAACACAACCAATCGTGCCGGTGGTGCGATTGAAGTGAATTCGCCAGATCTTATTACAATAACAGATTCAAACTTTGATGGAAATTCAGCTGTAGGTCCTCCCGGAAACGGAGGATCTTTGCATATTACAGGGAGTGCAGATGCAACAATTACAGGTTCAACATTCACAAATAACGTAGCTGCACTAGAAGGAGGAGCTTTATGGAATGGATTAGGAACTATGACCGTGTCTAACTGTACAATTGATAACAACGAAGCACAAGGAGCTGCTGCCGATGACGGTGGTGGTGGTATCTTCAATAATGGAGGAACACTTTTAGTAAATACCCAAACAACAATAACAAATAATATAGCTTCTGGAGCTTCAGGTTCTGGTGGTGGTATTTTTAGTACAGCTGGAACTGTTGAAATTACAGACCCTGGTACAACAGTAAACTTAAACAGAGCAAACCGCGCAGGTGGAGGAATTGAAATAGTTGATGGATCGCTTACACTTACCGACGTGTCATTAAACCAGAATAATGCAGGAGTTGCACCAGCAGTTGCCGCACCTGGTAATGGTGGTGGTATTCACGTATCTAATGTAGCGACCGTTATTATAAATGGTGGTAATATTCAGGCTAATGTTGCTGCAAACCAAGGTGGAGGTCTATGGAACCAAGCCGGAAGTACAATGACCGTTACAAACTCACCTACACCAAACTTTAACGATAATATCGCTAGCGGTGATGGTGGTGGAGCTATTTACAACAATGGAGGTACATTAGAAGTACAACCAGGAAATGTATTAAGTAATAATATTGCAGATGGACCTTCAGGTTCTGGTGGAGCAATTTTAAACGCCACACCCGGAACATTGACAGTTGACGATGTAACATTCACTGGAAATACAGCAAACCGTGCAGGTGGAGCAATTGAAATTGCATCAGCTGGAGGAGAAACATATGTTTTTTCAGGAATAACTTTAGATGGTAACTTTATTGCAACAGCAGCTCCAGGAAATGGAGGTGGCTTTCATATAAGTGGCCCCGGTGATATTACAATAATGAATAGTTCTGTAATAAATAATACTGCTGTAGAAGGCGGTGGACTTTGGAATGGATCTGGAACGATGACTGTAACAGATACAGAAGTTTCTAACAATGAAGCTACAGGTGACCTTGCCGAACAAGGTGGTGGTGGTGTTTATAATGAAATGGGAACATTGATTGTAAATGGTACTTCAACTATAGATGGTAATTCAGCAACTGGAACGGCAGGTTCTGGTGGTGGAATTTTAACCAATATGGGCTCATTAAATGTAGATGGTCTTACAATATCTGGAAATACAGCAGTTAGAGCTGGTGGTGGTATTGAAGTACGATCAAATGCAGGAGATTTGTTTGAGTTTAATAATGTAACATTTACTAACAATACTGCTACAGGAGTAACAGCTCCCGGAAACGGAGGAGCTTTTCATATTAGTGGAGCAGGAGATTCTACATTCACCAACTGTCTGGTGCAAAACAATACAGCAGTAGAAGGTGGAGGTCTTTGGAATGGACCCGGAACGATGACAATAACTGGTTTTGATACACAAATGGATAATAATGAAGCCACTGGTAACGATCCAGATCAAGGTGGTGGAGCATTATTTAATGATGGAGGAACTATGAATATTGATTCTTTTGCAGATATATTTAGTAACATAGCTACAGGAACATCAGGTTCTGGTGGGGCTATTTTAAGTACCGGAGGAACGCTTAATACCAATACTATTTTCCTAAACTCAAATGGAGCGAATAGAGCAGGTGGAGCTATTGAAATTATTGATGGTACAGCAAACCTTATTGATATTTCAATTATTCAGAATTATGTGACCGGTAATCTTACCGGAGGAACTGCAAATCCAGGAAACGGTGGCGGATTGCACGTAACAGGTAACTCTGCAACTGTAACCATAAGTGGAATTGTTTTCTTAAACGAAGCTGCTTCAGAAGGTGGTGGACTTTGGAATAATGGAGGTACAATGAATATAGAAGGCGGAACTTTCTATGGTGATACATTTATAGATCAAAATATAGCTTCGGGTACTGCTGCTGACAATGGTGGTGGTGGAATCTTCAATAATGGAGGTACACTTAATGTAGCAAGCGGAACCGTAATTACTAGAAATATCGCAGATGGAGCCGCAGGTTCTGGTGGTGGTCTTTTTAGTACAAATGGAGACGTAGTACTTGACGGAGTTACAATTACTGAAAACCGAGCCAATAGAGCTGGTGGTGGTATTGAATTAATTGACGGTTCATTAATGCTTACCAATTCAACATTGGATAATAATAACGCAGGTATTTCTCCTGCAGTTGCTGCTCCTGGAAACGGTGGTGGACTTCATATTTCAGGTGCTGCCGATGCTAATATTTTAGGCGGAACAGTCGATAATAATGTAGCTGCTGCTGAAGGTGGTGGTCTTTGGAATGGATCTGGAACGATGACTATTGATGCAACACCAATTACAAATAACGTTGCTTCCGGAAATGACGCTACCAATGGTGGTGGTGGAGTATTTAATAATGGAGGTACGTTAGATGTTTTAGCAGGCACAGAAATAACAAATAATATAGCTGACGGAACTTCTGGTTCTGGTGGCGGTATATTTAGTACTGCTGGAGATGTAACACTTACAGATGTAATCATAACCGATAACCAAGCTAATAGAGCTGGTGGCGGTATTGAATTGATTGACGGTTCAGTAATGCTTACCAATGTTACCTTGGACACTAATAATGCAGGAGTTGCTCCCGCAACAGCTGCCCCAGGTAATGGTGGTGGATTACACATAAGCGGTGCTGCAAATGCTACGCTAATTGGAGGTTCAGTAGACAGTAATGTTGCTGCACTTGAAGGTGGTGGACTATGGAATGGGACTGGAACAATGACCGTTGATGGAACACCTATAACAAATAATATAGCTAGTGGAGCTGCTGCCGATGACGGAGGTGGCGGAATCTTCAATAATGGAGGTACGTTAGATGTATTACCAGGAACTAATATTAATAATAACTTGGCAAATGGAGCATCAGGTTCTGGTGGAGGTATTTTCAGTACTGGAGGTTCAGTAACTATTACAGATGCTATAATTTCACAAAATAGTGCTAATCGTGCTGGTGGAGGTATAGAGGTTATTGAAGGATCAGTAACTTTAAATAATACCGCACTTAGTATAAATGATGTTAACGGAACTGCAGGATCTCCTAACCCTGGTAATGGCGGTGGGTTACACGTTAGTGGAGCTGCCACGACATCCATTACTGGAGGTATGGTTTCGGCTAACGAAGCTGCTAGTGAAGGTGGCGGACTCTGGAATCAAGTTGGAGCTACGATGACAGTAACAGATGCTATGATTAACATTAACACTGCCGAAGGCGATGATGCTGATAATGGTGGTGGTGGAATCTTTAATAATGGAGGAAATCTTAATATTGTTAATACTACCGTACAAAGTAATACCGTAACAGGAGTTTCTGGTTCAGGTGGAGGAATATTAACTACAGATGGTACTGTAAATATTATTGACGCAAGTATTGATAATAATGCAGCCAACCGTGCCGGAGGAGGTATCGAAATTATAGACGGTACATTATCAATGGCAAACACCTCTTTAAACTCAAATAATGTAAATGGATCATCGGGTATGGCCAATCCTGGAAATGGTGGTGGATTACACGTTAGTGGTATTGCCGATGTTTCAATGTTTGGAGGTACGGTTTCTCTTAACGACGCTGCTGCTGAAGGTGGTGGACTTTGGAACCAAGTCGGAAGTACTATGGAAGTAGATAATACCATTATAGAAAGTAATACTGCAAGTGGTAATGATCCTGATCAAGGTGGAGGAGGAATCTTCAACAATGGAGGGACATTGATAGTACAAAATTCTTCAGAAATCATAAATAATTTTGCTGATGGAACTGCAGGTTCTGGTGGCGGAATTCAAAACGTAGATGGAGGGTCCGTAACTGTAAATAACACGATAATTTCTAATAACTCGGCAAATAGAGCCGGAGGAGGAATTGAAGATAATTCTTCAGTAACTGCAGGAAGCATAACGCTGTTTAATGTTACTTTAGATAACAATGAAGTAGGAAACGCACCCGGTAATGGTGGTGGACTACATATCACAGGTCCTGGTACTGCTATGATAACCAACGGAACAGTAAATGGAAACGTTGCATCTGCTGAAGGTGGTGGTCTTTGGAATGGATCTGGAGAAATGACAATTGACGGAACAACCATCGATGGCAACACAGCAAGCGGAGCCGATGCCGATCAAGGTGGAGGTGGAATCTTCAACGAAGGTGGAACCCTATCTGTATTGAATGCAACGGTAAGTAACAATGTTGCTGACGGAGCATCTGGATCCGGTGGAGGAATCTTGAATAATCAAGGTATGTTAACCGTAACCGATTCTGAATTGAGTGGAAACACTTCAATGAGAGCTGGTGGTGCGATAGAAGATAATTCAGTTGCTGGAAATGTATTGACACTTGAAAATGTTGATTTAATGGATAACAGTACAGCGTCTGCACCTGGTAATGGTGGTGGACTACACATAACAGGCCCTGGAGACTCAAACATCACAGGCGGAATGGCAAGTGGAAACACAGCATCTGCTGAAGGTGGAGCCTACTGGAATGGATCTGGAGTTATGACAATCGACGGAACAACCATCGATGGTAATACAGCAAGTGGCGCCGATGCCGATCAAGGTGGTGGTGGAATCTTCAACGAAGGTGGAACGCTATCTGTATTGAATGCAACGGTAAGTAACAATGTTGCTGACGGAGCATCTGGATCCGGTGGAGGAATCTTGAATAATCAAGGAACACTTACCGTAACCGATTCTGAATTGAGTGGAAACACTTCAATGAGAGCTGGTGGTGCGATAGAAGATAATTCAGTTGCTGGAAATGTATTGACACTTGAAAATGTTGATTTAATGAACAACAGCACTGCGTCTGCACCGGGTAACGGTGGTGGACTACACATAACTGGTCCTGGAGACTCAAACATCACAGGCGGAATGGCAAGTGGAAACACAGCATCTGCTGAAGGTGGAGCATATTGGAATGGATCTGGAGTTATGACAATCGACGGAACAACCATCGATGGTAACACAGCAAGTGGCGCCGATGCCGATCAAGGTGGTGGTGGAATCTTCAATGAAGGTGGAACGCTATCTGTATTGAATGCAACGGTAAGTAACAATGTTGCTGACGGAGCATCTGGATCCGGTGGAGGAATCTTGAATAATCAAGGTATGTTAACCGTAACCGATTCTGAATTAAGTGGAAACACTTCCATGAGAGCCGGAGGAGGTATTGAAGATAATTCAATTGCCGGAAATATGTTGACTTTAGAAAATGTTAACTTTATGAACAACAGCACTGCATCTGCACCGGGTAATGGAGGTGGATTGCACATAACAGGCCCTGGAGACTCAAACATCACAGGCGGAATGGCAAGTGGAAACACAGCATCTGCTGAAGGTGGAGCATATTGGAATGGATCTGGAGTTATGACAATCGATGGAACAACCATCGATGGTAACACTGCTGAAGGAGCTGCTGCCGATAATGGCGGTGGAGGTGTATTTAATAACGGAGGTACACTTACAATTATAAACGGAACATCAATTATTAATAATATGGCTACAGGAGCTGCCGGTTCAGGTGGTGGAGTATTTAGTACCGCAGGTGATGTAACAATTACCGATGCAACGCTAGACTCAAATGCTGCAAATAGAGCAGGTGGAGCTATTGAATTAATTGACGGTACCTTGACTTTCACTTCTTCTGAAATGACAAACAACGATGTAAATGGAACAGCAGGAACCGCAGCACCAGGTAACGGTGGTGGTCTGCACGTATCAGGAAATAGCGGGTTAATTACTATTTCAGAAAGTATTGTTACAGGTAACGAAGCTGCTCAAGAAGGTGGCGGATTATGGAATCAAAGCGGAACTATGATGGTTGTTGAAACTACTACAATAGACTCAAATAGCACTTTTGGTACTGCGATGGATGATGGCGGAGCCGGTATTTTTAATAACGGTGGTATGCTAGAAGTAAGAATGTCTACCGTTTCAAATAACATCGCTTCTGGAGCAACTAGTTCTGGTGGTGGTATTCATAACACTACTGGTGGTGATGTGAGCGTAATGGTAAGTACTATTTCTGGTAATTCAGCTAATGGATCTGGTGGTGGAGTTTACAACAACGGAAACAGTTTTGATATTAATGCCACAACAATTGCAATGAATGAAGCATTGGCAAATGGAGGAGGTATTAACGGAGCTTCGGAAGTTTTTCTTAAAAATACTTTAGTAGCTTTAAATACAGCAGCAAATGGCCAAGATGTTTCAGGAGTATTAACTTCAAATGATTATAATTTAATTGGAACAGATGATGAAAACGCTTTTGCTGAACAGACGAATGATATTGAAGAAGTTGATCCTATGGTTGGTCCGTTGCAAGATAATGGCGGTATTACCAATACTCATCAATTACTTGAAGGTTCTTTAGCTTACAACGGAGGTGATCCTGCAGATTTATTTAATGATCAAATTGATCAAGCTGTTTTTGATGACATACGTGATATAGGAGCTTATGAAGCTCAAGATATTTTACTTTCTATTGAGAATGTAGGTGATACAGCCAACGGAATTGTAATTTACCCAAACCCATCTAGTGGTAGAGCTACTGTAGAAATTCCACAAGCGTTTGGAAGTAACGTTCAAATAACTATTATTGAATTAGGTTCTGGAAAGATTGTAAATAATCTTACAACCTCATTTGGAGCCACAGATCTTAACCTTCGTGGAATGGCAAATGGTGTTTATATAATAAATGTAACTTCAGAAGGAGTAACATCAACGCACCGTTTAATTTTAGCAAATTAA